The genome window TGTTAGGATATGACATCTTCAATACGACAAAAGAAGTCGTGCCCGAGTTTACGGCAGATATTGGTGCTAAAAAGGGTGAACGCGTAGATTATGTAATCATGATGAATGGTAAGCCAATAATTCTTATTGAAGCAAAACCAGCTAAATCAGACATTGATAAAGAGGATCCCAACCAGTTAAGGAGATACTATAATGTGACTGATGCAAAAATTGCTATCTTTACAAATGGAGTATACTACCGTTTTTTTAGTGAGTTTGCTTCGCCAAACAACATGGATTCGAGTCCATTTCTAGCCTTTGATATACGCGTGCTTCCTGATGATAAAGAAAAGATTGACTTCCTGGAAGAATATTTCTTTAAGGGGAAGTTTAACATTGAGGTACTGCTTATAAAAGCCCAAGAACTAAAATATCTGAAAGAATTCAAGGATATTTTCGGCGATCAAATAAAAAAACCGCATGATGACTTAGTCAAATTCTTTGCAAGGCGGGTAAAGGAAGGTAACCTAAGTAAAAAACAAGTAGGTTTGTTCACAGACCTGCTGAAAAAGGCGATTACTGACTTCATTAACGACCGAATTAACCAGCGGCTTGAATCGGCAAAGCAACAGGAAGAACGCATCGAACAAGAGATTCGCAGTCAACAAACTGTAGGAAGTTCGGTTGTTACGACAGACGAAGAGATTGAAGCATTCCACATAACAAGGGCACTTCTATATCAGGTTTGTACTCCTTCGAGGATCGTACTTCGTGATTCAAAGTCATACTGTTCGGTTTTATTTGATGACAATAATCGCAAGCCAATCTGCCGGTTTTACTTCAACAGTGCTCAGAAACAAATTGGTGTGTTTGACAGTGAAAAGAATATGGAAAAGATTGCAATCAACGATTTATCAGATATCTATGCAATAAAAGACAAGCTACTTGCAGTCGTATGTTCATACCAAGAGCCGGAAACAACGGAGACAACGGAAACAACACAGTAAGCGTTATTAAAGTAAAATAATAAAAGGGAGCCTCGCGGCTCCCTTGATTTTAGTTTTGGCCGGGGTTTTAATCGTAAACGTGGCGGGCAGGAATAGACAGCCGGAGCCCGGCCTTACGAAAAGCTCTCCGTGAACGGAATGGAAATGCCCCGGCGGTCGAGCTCGGCGAGCAGCTCGACGGCGGGGATGGCCCGCTCCGGGGGCAGGGCGCCGCGCTCCGTAATCCGGCCGTCGGCCAGCATCCGCGCCGTGACCGACACCGGGAAGCCGGTGCAGCGCATCATCGCCGTGAGCCCCGTTTTCCCGTCGGCGTAGTCCAGCAGTCGGCAGGAAATCGTCAGCGGCTTGCCGTCCTTTTCGCCGGTGAACTCGCCGTGGAGGACCACCAGGTCCCGCCCCTCGCCCGCCAACTTTTCCGCGATGAGCTTCTCCAGGAGACGGCGCGGCTTGACACTCCGCCCGTCCACCTCCACCACTTCCTCGCCGTCCAGGCCCAGCTCGAAAAGCGCCCTCACCAGCCGGGCGTGCCCGGGGTAGCGCAGCGTTTTATATTCCAGGGAACGGACCATCCCGGCGAAAGTCTGGGGCAGGGTGCTGGAGCCGCCCGAGGTGTGGAAGGCTTCCAGCTCGCCCAGCTCTGGGTCGAGGACCGTTTCGACCTCGGTCAGCGGCGGCACGGTAACCGTTTTTCCATCCCGCAGGACGATGCATCGTTCCCGGTACTCGTTGATCAGCCCCTCGGCGGAGAAGACCAGCTCGTAGTTCCACTCGCCGTGCTTGGTTTGCGGCAGGCCGCCCACGCGGAGGCGGACGGTATCCAGGCGGTCGGTAAGCTCCGCGGCGCGCCGGACCAGGACGTTGACCAGCCCAGGGGCGAGGCCCATGTCGGGGATGACCGTCACGCCGCGCTTTTTCGCCTCGTCGTCCAGGGCCAGCTGCCGGGCGACGACATCCGAGTTGCCGCCCATGTCCACGAAGTGGGTTTTCGCGGAAATGGCCGCCCGCGCCAGGCCGAGGTTCAGCCGATAGCTCGAGGCCGAGACCAGGGCGTCGCAGCCCTCCAGCCAGCGCGTGACGGCCCGCTCGTCGGTCGCATCCAGGCGAGTGGTCCGTAGCCGTGGGTCGTCGAGCCGTCCCGCCAAAGCGTCGAGGCGCGCCTCGTCGGCGTCGGCCAGGCGCAGCTCATCGGGTTCGGAGTTCAAGAGAAGGTCGTGGGCCACGGCGCGACCCATGAGGCCGGCGCCCAGCAGGGCGATGCGCATGAGCTCTCCTCGGCGGCACAGCCGCTTTTACTATAAATTGCGTCGGAGCTGCTATTCTACCATCGGCTACAAATTACCCGCATCATCTCCACCGTCGCCTCGTTGGTCCCCAGGTCCAACTCCCCCTCGTTGTCGACGCCCGCGTACCCCACCTCGTAGAGCCGGTCGGCGGCCTGGTCGTAGAAGTAGTAACTCCCCATGTTCGGCTCGTAGGCCCAGACCGCGTCCGCGTTCGGGTCGTAGATGAAAAAGACCTGGTGGGAGTCGTCCCAGGAGATGTAGAGCCCCAGCGCGGCGTCCCAGTACCAGTCGGTCGTGTCCACGCCGGCCAGGGCGGCCGAGAAACCGAGGGCCAGGAGCAGCGCCCCGCAAAGGGTGACGAAGAGAACCCGGCTCATCGTCCACCTTTCCTTATCCATGCGGGTTCCGATCATCGCAAGGGAGACAAGGGGTTTAACCGAGCGAAGCGAGTAACGCCCTAGCGAAACCCCTTGCCCCGTCAGAGGAGTATCTGCGGTTTTCCGTCCACGGGGTGGCGGACGACGTTGATCTCCGCGCCGTACACCTCTCGCAGGAGTTTTGGCCGGACCAGCTCTTCCGGTCCGCCGCAGGCTACGATCCGACCGCCCGAGAGGATAGCCATCCGGTCGGCGTGCCGGGCGGCCAGGTTCAGGT of bacterium contains these proteins:
- a CDS encoding saccharopine dehydrogenase NADP-binding domain-containing protein, which translates into the protein MRIALLGAGLMGRAVAHDLLLNSEPDELRLADADEARLDALAGRLDDPRLRTTRLDATDERAVTRWLEGCDALVSASSYRLNLGLARAAISAKTHFVDMGGNSDVVARQLALDDEAKKRGVTVIPDMGLAPGLVNVLVRRAAELTDRLDTVRLRVGGLPQTKHGEWNYELVFSAEGLINEYRERCIVLRDGKTVTVPPLTEVETVLDPELGELEAFHTSGGSSTLPQTFAGMVRSLEYKTLRYPGHARLVRALFELGLDGEEVVEVDGRSVKPRRLLEKLIAEKLAGEGRDLVVLHGEFTGEKDGKPLTISCRLLDYADGKTGLTAMMRCTGFPVSVTARMLADGRITERGALPPERAIPAVELLAELDRRGISIPFTESFS
- a CDS encoding type I restriction endonuclease, which encodes MSDFTDKLKVLSQRVKDNLPDTETEEATKQAFILPFISMLGYDIFNTTKEVVPEFTADIGAKKGERVDYVIMMNGKPIILIEAKPAKSDIDKEDPNQLRRYYNVTDAKIAIFTNGVYYRFFSEFASPNNMDSSPFLAFDIRVLPDDKEKIDFLEEYFFKGKFNIEVLLIKAQELKYLKEFKDIFGDQIKKPHDDLVKFFARRVKEGNLSKKQVGLFTDLLKKAITDFINDRINQRLESAKQQEERIEQEIRSQQTVGSSVVTTDEEIEAFHITRALLYQVCTPSRIVLRDSKSYCSVLFDDNNRKPICRFYFNSAQKQIGVFDSEKNMEKIAINDLSDIYAIKDKLLAVVCSYQEPETTETTETTQ